A DNA window from Methanococcus voltae PS contains the following coding sequences:
- a CDS encoding translation initiation factor IF-5A has product MAGTKPSELGALKEGQYVVIDGIACRVVGTAHSKPGKHGGAKVRLTAMGIFEPTKKEHVGPASSRIDVPLIDKRKGQILALVGEDQVQLMDLETYETLELDMPSDVPGIESGVEVEYFEAMGRYKITRVISK; this is encoded by the coding sequence ATGGCTGGAACAAAACCATCTGAATTAGGAGCATTGAAAGAAGGACAATACGTAGTTATTGACGGTATCGCATGTAGAGTTGTAGGTACAGCTCACTCAAAACCTGGTAAACACGGTGGTGCAAAAGTAAGATTAACCGCTATGGGCATCTTTGAACCTACCAAAAAAGAACACGTTGGACCTGCAAGCTCAAGAATCGACGTTCCACTTATCGACAAAAGAAAAGGACAGATTTTAGCACTTGTTGGAGAAGACCAAGTTCAATTAATGGATTTAGAAACATATGAAACATTAGAATTAGATATGCCTTCAGATGTTCCAGGTATCGAAAGCGGTGTAGAAGTAGAATACTTCGAAGCTATGGGTAGATACAAAATCACAAGAGTTATCAGCAAATAA
- a CDS encoding sodium:calcium antiporter has translation MFENIITDLPSSLMALVILTLVINWGSSKLGDSLHTLGVKLHIPDSVRGATFDAVSSSFPELVTALVAVLVYNQFSDVGLSTVAGSAIFNILIIPMFSIFFYKAAVTSKNSKANINKDDDDDNDGNNNNDTIKVEKKTILRDTLFYILSIGALIFFTLQGQYTAFSGYVLIAIYLAYLVVLYSQFKSHKKEMQQSIQNGEYCDEECELEEDTTYSEIMFWITAGIFIIWFAIDGLVQAAITLSSILSIPVFITSVIIVAACTSIPDTILSVNSAKRGDADGAIANAIGSNIFDICICLGLPMIIAGAVLPVNPSDSLGVLAFVVISMVTTSGLLLKNKITKKDAYLMFFVYLLFIAYIVAKTFNIIQI, from the coding sequence ATGTTTGAAAATATAATTACTGACTTACCATCTTCTTTAATGGCTTTGGTAATTTTAACCCTCGTTATAAACTGGGGCTCTTCAAAACTCGGCGATAGTTTACATACGCTAGGTGTTAAACTACATATCCCAGATTCGGTTAGGGGTGCAACTTTCGATGCAGTAAGTTCCTCATTTCCTGAATTGGTAACTGCATTAGTTGCAGTTTTAGTTTACAACCAATTTTCAGATGTAGGTTTATCAACGGTAGCAGGTTCTGCTATTTTTAACATATTAATAATACCAATGTTCTCGATATTCTTCTATAAGGCTGCTGTAACTAGTAAAAACAGTAAAGCCAACATTAACAAAGATGACGATGACGATAACGATGGCAATAATAATAATGACACGATTAAGGTTGAGAAAAAAACAATTTTAAGAGATACATTATTCTATATATTATCCATTGGTGCTTTGATATTTTTCACATTGCAAGGACAATATACCGCTTTTTCAGGTTATGTTTTGATAGCCATATATTTAGCGTATTTAGTAGTACTATACTCACAATTTAAATCTCATAAAAAAGAAATGCAACAATCAATCCAAAATGGAGAATATTGTGACGAAGAATGTGAATTAGAAGAAGATACAACTTATTCAGAAATTATGTTCTGGATAACTGCAGGAATTTTTATAATTTGGTTCGCTATTGATGGATTGGTTCAGGCTGCAATTACGTTATCGAGTATATTAAGCATACCTGTGTTTATTACCTCGGTTATCATAGTAGCTGCTTGTACATCGATACCTGATACAATATTATCTGTCAATTCTGCTAAGCGTGGGGATGCTGATGGTGCAATAGCTAATGCGATAGGTTCCAATATATTCGATATTTGTATTTGTTTGGGTTTACCGATGATTATTGCGGGGGCAGTTTTACCAGTGAACCCTTCGGACAGTTTGGGAGTTTTAGCCTTTGTAGTAATCTCAATGGTAACTACTTCAGGGCTTTTATTGAAAAACAAGATAACAAAAAAAGACGCATATTTAATGTTCTTTGTATATTTGTTATTTATTGCATATATTGTTGCAAAAACTTTCAACATAATTCAAATTTAA
- a CDS encoding TetR/AcrR family transcriptional regulator, with product MNNLKLEKNQNADTREIILQNATELFLNNGYDRTSLNEIAKSSGITKGGIYHYYSSKEKLHDAVIEYIFSKLFNPLLEDIKKEKSFKRIIEIALNLDEEYEEPKTLWDKYKYLKLFIDYLEKTPKSLKEIDTKYNELHRIIEKKFIEAQNSGQIKSEINPVKFTVKLFSIVTGLRHESNRPDIEKYISELKKEFAKELWDSIKIK from the coding sequence ATGAATAATCTTAAATTAGAGAAAAATCAGAATGCAGATACGAGAGAAATAATACTACAAAATGCTACAGAATTATTTTTAAATAATGGGTATGATAGAACTTCCTTAAACGAGATTGCAAAATCTTCAGGAATTACAAAAGGGGGCATTTATCATTACTACAGCAGTAAAGAAAAATTGCATGACGCAGTTATAGAATATATTTTTTCAAAGTTATTTAACCCATTATTGGAAGATATAAAAAAAGAAAAATCTTTTAAAAGAATTATCGAGATAGCTTTAAATTTAGATGAAGAATATGAAGAACCAAAAACTCTTTGGGATAAATACAAATATTTAAAACTTTTTATTGATTATTTAGAGAAAACTCCTAAATCTCTTAAAGAAATTGATACAAAATACAATGAACTTCATAGAATAATTGAAAAAAAATTTATTGAAGCTCAGAATAGCGGTCAAATTAAATCAGAAATTAATCCTGTAAAATTCACCGTAAAGTTATTTTCAATTGTGACAGGTTTAAGACATGAATCAAATCGACCCGATATCGAAAAATATATTAGCGAATTAAAAAAAGAATTTGCAAAAGAATTATGGGATTCCATAAAAATTAAATAA
- a CDS encoding efflux RND transporter permease subunit, translated as MIKKVLGKIAHISEKRPFMVVAIVMLITIFMSIMAGNVKTETGYESMLPDDNPVIQALDDVRDKFGGSSVINVAVKLAPSDNSNRVNDIRDPEVLHAVDYIIKDIETMDSITRVSATSDIIIQQNGGIIPNDIQTVKNIFRELPEDAKPKVFGNDYTMILISANTNADSGRQKELAKDLMDRVEEAPLPPGTVAVVTGSPAISETMDRLMDEGMMITSLFAMVIIFLILLLYFKSPIKSTLPLIPVIIAVIWSQGSMGILNIPRDMASSLVSSLLLGLGIDYGIHLYHRYKEEMKLGNSLEKSIETAVVSTGSAVLVTTATTVAGFAALTIAPLPMMANMGITCALGIAFSMIVVIILLPALIVIDEKHTPKLLNGLKFLKNKFLKED; from the coding sequence ATGATAAAAAAAGTACTTGGCAAGATAGCTCATATTTCGGAAAAGAGACCATTCATGGTTGTTGCTATCGTAATGCTTATAACAATTTTTATGAGCATCATGGCAGGAAATGTCAAGACTGAAACTGGCTATGAATCAATGTTACCAGACGATAACCCCGTCATACAAGCACTTGATGATGTAAGGGATAAATTTGGAGGTAGCAGTGTCATAAACGTTGCAGTTAAACTGGCACCATCGGATAACTCTAACCGGGTAAATGATATCCGAGACCCCGAAGTTTTGCACGCTGTCGATTATATTATAAAAGACATAGAAACGATGGATTCTATTACGAGAGTTTCGGCTACTTCTGATATCATCATTCAACAAAATGGTGGAATAATACCGAATGATATTCAAACGGTTAAAAATATCTTTAGGGAATTACCTGAAGATGCTAAACCAAAAGTATTCGGTAATGACTATACGATGATATTAATTTCTGCGAATACGAATGCAGATTCTGGGAGACAAAAAGAACTTGCAAAAGATTTGATGGATAGAGTTGAAGAAGCCCCATTACCTCCTGGAACTGTGGCAGTTGTTACAGGTTCCCCTGCAATTAGCGAAACGATGGATAGATTAATGGACGAAGGAATGATGATTACATCATTATTTGCAATGGTTATCATATTCCTTATATTATTACTATACTTTAAAAGCCCAATAAAATCAACATTACCACTTATACCTGTTATAATAGCGGTAATATGGTCACAGGGTTCTATGGGTATCTTAAACATACCAAGAGATATGGCGAGCTCGTTAGTTTCATCTTTATTGCTTGGTTTAGGTATTGACTACGGTATACACCTTTACCACAGATATAAGGAAGAAATGAAACTTGGAAATTCACTTGAAAAATCAATTGAAACTGCGGTTGTATCCACTGGTAGTGCTGTATTAGTAACTACTGCAACAACTGTGGCAGGTTTTGCAGCTCTTACAATAGCGCCATTGCCAATGATGGCTAACATGGGAATTACGTGTGCATTAGGTATTGCATTCAGCATGATTGTGGTAATTATTTTATTACCTGCATTGATTGTGATAGATGAGAAACACACACCAAAATTATTAAATGGATTAAAATTCTTAAAAAATAAATTCTTAAAAGAAGATTAA